From a single Labrenzia sp. PHM005 genomic region:
- a CDS encoding GTP-binding protein, with the protein MADTRLPVTVLSGFLGAGKTTLLNRILNNREGLKVAVIVNDMSEVNIDADLIRSGGAELNQTEETLVEMSNGCICCTLRDDLLQEVRRLADEKKFDYLLIESTGISEPLPVAATFEFRDEDGESLSDVARLDTMVTVVDAVNLLQDFSSHDFLSDRGETLGEEDERTLVHLLTDQIEFSDIVVLNKVSAADASRVDAARKIIRSLNADAKIIETDFSQVPPAEILNTGLFDFEKAHEHPMWAKELYGFADHVPETEEYGVASYVYRARRPFDPVKIHALLNGPMPGVIRAKGHFWIGTRPEWVLEFSLAGALSSISPLGTWWASVPMNRWPDDERAHAYAKANWAEPFGDRRQEIVVIGAGIDWPALKERLDACLIPLDAGDDLDAFKSLADPFPAFRRQETAA; encoded by the coding sequence ATGGCCGATACCCGATTGCCCGTCACCGTCCTGTCCGGCTTTTTAGGCGCCGGAAAAACCACTTTGCTCAACCGGATCCTGAACAACCGCGAGGGTTTGAAGGTGGCGGTCATCGTCAATGACATGTCGGAGGTCAACATTGATGCCGACCTGATACGGTCCGGCGGTGCGGAATTGAACCAGACCGAGGAAACTCTGGTTGAGATGTCCAATGGCTGCATCTGCTGCACTTTGCGCGATGATCTTCTACAGGAAGTCCGCCGTTTGGCAGATGAAAAGAAGTTCGATTACCTCTTGATCGAGTCGACCGGCATTTCCGAACCGCTACCGGTTGCCGCGACTTTCGAGTTCCGTGATGAAGACGGGGAAAGTCTGTCTGATGTGGCTCGGCTCGACACGATGGTGACCGTGGTCGATGCGGTAAACCTGCTGCAAGACTTCTCCAGTCATGACTTTCTGAGTGACCGGGGCGAGACCCTTGGCGAAGAGGACGAGCGCACGCTGGTACATCTTTTGACCGACCAGATCGAGTTCTCCGATATCGTTGTCTTGAACAAGGTCAGTGCCGCCGATGCATCCCGTGTGGATGCTGCCCGCAAGATCATCCGCAGCCTCAATGCCGACGCCAAAATCATCGAAACGGATTTCTCGCAAGTTCCCCCTGCTGAAATTCTGAACACGGGCCTGTTTGACTTTGAAAAGGCACATGAACATCCGATGTGGGCCAAGGAACTTTATGGTTTTGCAGACCATGTGCCGGAAACGGAAGAATATGGTGTTGCGTCTTATGTCTACCGCGCGCGCCGGCCGTTTGATCCGGTAAAAATCCATGCGCTTTTAAATGGTCCCATGCCGGGCGTGATCCGCGCCAAGGGGCATTTCTGGATCGGGACCCGTCCGGAGTGGGTTCTGGAGTTTTCGCTGGCTGGTGCTCTCTCCAGCATCAGTCCGCTTGGAACCTGGTGGGCGTCCGTGCCGATGAACCGCTGGCCGGATGATGAGCGGGCCCATGCCTATGCCAAGGCAAATTGGGCCGAACCCTTTGGTGACCGGCGCCAGGAAATCGTGGTGATCGGCGCTGGAATTGACTGGCCTGCGTTGAAGGAGCGTCTCGATGCGTGCCTGATCCCGCTGGACGCAGGCGATGATCTTGACGCGTTTAAATCGCTTGCCGATCCGTTTCCTGCGTTCCGCCGGCAGGAGACCGCGGCATGA
- a CDS encoding DUF1826 domain-containing protein, with protein MSLALEQSGRPVAADVFMARDADILCEIGSPGVAAAIWQRTPEPAFNSWIDQLGMDDLPDLRTVVPVHLAEAAVITACETAGLAACPERDTLASDVGALAVMMARILDVQTVRVRLDVADEVMCPKFHIDRVPARLLCTYRGAGTEYVPASSEHDPKRIRRLKRGAVGLFRGALWQGDDVTGILHRSPEVTPEGGPRLLLVIDPVE; from the coding sequence ATGAGCCTTGCCCTCGAGCAATCAGGCCGTCCGGTCGCTGCCGATGTTTTCATGGCGCGGGACGCAGATATCTTGTGCGAAATTGGGTCGCCGGGCGTTGCGGCGGCGATCTGGCAACGCACGCCGGAACCGGCGTTCAACTCCTGGATTGATCAGCTCGGGATGGACGACCTGCCGGATCTGCGCACCGTGGTCCCGGTCCATCTGGCAGAGGCTGCGGTCATAACGGCCTGTGAAACCGCTGGTCTTGCGGCTTGTCCTGAACGGGACACGTTGGCGAGCGATGTTGGTGCGCTTGCTGTCATGATGGCCAGAATACTGGACGTTCAAACCGTCCGGGTCAGGCTGGATGTGGCCGACGAAGTGATGTGTCCGAAATTCCACATTGATCGCGTTCCAGCGCGGCTTTTGTGCACCTATCGCGGGGCGGGAACTGAATATGTGCCGGCCAGCTCAGAGCATGATCCCAAACGGATCCGGCGATTGAAACGCGGAGCGGTCGGGCTGTTCCGCGGCGCCTTGTGGCAAGGCGACGACGTCACTGGCATTTTGCACCGCTCGCCGGAAGT